A window from Salvelinus fontinalis isolate EN_2023a chromosome 8, ASM2944872v1, whole genome shotgun sequence encodes these proteins:
- the cdk11b gene encoding cyclin-dependent kinase 11B isoform X10 yields the protein MGDEKDTWKVKTLDEILQEKKRRRELEESTEPKRLKNCVPCPVPQTDDREAKRDTPEEGELRDKKMEITIRNSPYIREDSTEDRGSLFVESLALDSLPNSRGEEDESLAIKPPQQITRKDKSHHRKEEKRKDKRRRRSHSAEGAAGKRVRPKDKDRESERRKRQWEEQDKARRDWERQKRREQARAQSRRERAPDRIPPSSPDYRDRLEQVERQRERDRKLREQQQKEQREQKERERRAEERRKEREVRREVPSHHRALPDEYGDKPKQSHRSRSPNQAPRDRLEQNSEPHRTAAKDEKPEDKDLLSDLQDISDSERKTSTGESSLGSGSGSDDEENDDGSSSEEEESGSGSGESDQTAGDVSEDERSEEEFEEERENSNHIAPVPESRFDHDTEESGEEEEEEEEAGEGDVTPQSVSHSHSATPEPEENYIPDSPPISPVELKKELPKYLPALQGCRSVEEFQCLNRIEEGTYGVVYRAKDKKTDEIVALKRLKMEKEKEGFPITSLREINTILKAQHPNIVTVREIVVGSNMDKIYIVMNYVEHDLKSLMETMKQPFLPGEVKTLMIQLLRGVRHLHDNWILHRDLKTSNLLLSHKGILKVGDFGLAREYGSPLKPYTPVVVTLWYRSPELLLGAKEYSTAVDMWSVGCIFGELLTQKPLFPGKSEIDQINKIFKHNDPTHLQAV from the exons ATGGGGGACGAAAAGGACACCTGGAAAGTGAAAACACTCGACGAAATTCTCCAAGAGAAGAAACGCAGACGGGAGCTGGAGGAGAGTACGGAGCCCAAACGTCTGAAAAAT TGCGTTCCGTGCCCTGTTCCACAGACGGATGATCGGGAAGCCAAACGGGACACTCCGGAAGAAGGAGAACTACGggataaaaaaatggaaataacAATCCGGAATTCCCCGTACATACGGGAAGATTCCACAGAGGACAG GGGCAGCCTGTTTGTTGAGTCGTTGGCACTAGACAGTCTTCCCAATTCCAGGGGAGAAGAGGATGAATCGCTGGCAATAAAGCCTCCCCAGCAAATTACCAGAAAAGACAAATCTCACCACAGAAAGGAGGAGAAAAGAAAGGACAAGAGACGCCGCCGCAGTCACTCTGCTGAAGGAG CAGCAGGGAAACGCGTTCGGCCCAAAGACAAGGACAGGGAGAGTGAGCGCAGAAAGCGGCAGTGGGAGGAGCAAGACAAGGCCCGGCGAGACTGGGAGAGGCAGAAACGCAGGGAACAGGCCAGAGCACAATCCCGCAGAGAGAG AGCTCCTGACAGGATTCCCCCGTCTTCCCCGGACTACAGGGACAGGTTGGAGCAGGTGGAGCGCCAGCGCGAGAGGGACCGCAAGCTCCGCGAGCAGCAGCAGAAGGAGCAGCGTGagcagaaggagagggagagaagggcagAGGAGCGCCGGAAAGAGCGCGAGGTGCGCCGAGAAG TTCCGTCCCACCACCGTGCGCTGCCCGATGAGTACGGTGACAAGCCCAAACAGAGCCACCGCAGTCGCAGCCCTAACCAGGCTCCCCGGGATAGACTGGAGCAAAACAGCGAGCCACACAGAACTG CGGCAAAGGATGAGAAGCCTGAGGACAAGGACCTTCTCTCTGACCTCCAGGACATCAGTGACAGCGAGAGGAAGACCAGTACAGGAGAGTCCTCCTTAG GTTCAGGGTCAGGCTCGGATGATGAGGAGAATGATGATGGATCTAGCAGCGAGGAAGAGGAATCGGGTTCGGGCTCAGGAGAATCTGACCAGACTGCAG GTGACGTGAGTGAAGACGAGCGGTCTGAGGAAGAGtttgaggaagaaagagagaacagCAACCATATTGCTCCAG TGCCTGAGTCACGATTTGACCATGACACTGAGgaaagtggagaggaggaggaggaggaggaggaagcaggGGAGGGAGACGTCACCCCCCAGTCGGTGTCCCACTCCCACTCAGCCACCCCTGAACCTGAGGAGAACTACATCCCTGACTCTCCTCCTATCTCCCCGGTGGAGCTAAAGAAGGAGCTGCCCAAGTACCTGCCAGCTCTACAG GGGTGTCGCAGTGTGGAGGAGTTCCAGTGTCTTAATCGCATCGAGGAAGGGACCTACGGTGTGGTGTACAGGGCCAAGGACAAAAAAACAg ATGAGATTGTAGCCTTGAAGCGTTTGAAGatggagaaggagaaagaaggtTTCCCCATCACGTCTCTGAGAGAGATCAACACCATTCTGAAGGCCCAGCACCCCAACATCGTCACTGTCAGG GAAATCGTTGTTGGAAGCAACATGGACAAGATCTACATTGTTATGAACTACGTGGAGCACGACCTGAAGAGCTTGATGGAGACCATGAAACAGCCTTTCCTGCCAG GCGAAGTGAAGACCCTGATGATCCAACTGCTGCGAGGCGTCCGCCATCTCCACGACAACTGGATCCTCCACCGCGACCTGAAGACCTCCAACCTGCTGCTCAGCCACAAGGGGATCCTTAAG GTGGGGGACTTTGGTCTGGCCCGTGAGTATGGTTCTCCCCTGAAGCCCTACACGCCTGTGGTGGTGACACTGTGGTACCGTTCTCCAGAGCTGCTGCTGGGAGCCAAA GAGTACTCCACAGCTGTGGACATGTGGTCTGTGGGCTGCATATTTGGAGAGCTCCTTACCCAGAAACCTCTCTTCcctggaaaatctgaaatcgaccAAATTAACAAGATATTTAAG cacaatgacccaacacacctccaggctgtgtaa